Proteins from a genomic interval of Osmia bicornis bicornis chromosome 11, iOsmBic2.1, whole genome shotgun sequence:
- the LOC114878958 gene encoding A-kinase anchor protein 17A-like isoform X2 — MNDGKKVGENSSSEVVNQFRSCRDLSDIVPLYMPRSLYLKPIAKINVSVNLPQLKVPGKTISTWEVMEKIRAFILPDEFASLKVAKSTLEFIRLEGDLQDRCRLQRVLARLDSQRLNLSGFPNVLKVRAAEAKDDFPTRHRLPVKWFIEDGGTLPSESVITKIFKKWGTLRRIDVPAADAYRSRMRLGTNINKFSYEDGIFFDAYIQYVEYMDFVRTMDALRGMKLLKKEGEKAFTAAIKIDFDKTKHMSDSSVAHREFERKRLIAQDTLAAERLRRKEEAEEKRREEQKKKEEADAAAKEIRRRKREEKRKRKVLTKFRKKEEDKVSMKIAREGQKLIKAQRQLESIRLLDELFDRIKIKLENNEITIDEVSNADLKKDEKKNNKIDDGTEALSSDDNSKEGKKDKKAKKSKKKKSKKEKKKKKKPKKGKDSENTASLSEDSGAEEQVKKLKSVLKQNVAYPSSSTTVTSLESLSYPTLYPRFPQPWCYEAALPMLYPSFPRGMPRGGRFLRGRGRGFAWRNAGNPRAVHTFNPHLYNEQYYKYFAHLVGQDYHSFDYRSSRSRSRKGSFSRSRSRTRSKSKSRSRSRSKSCSRSRSRSPSKSRSKSRSRSKVRTKSRSRSKRRSKSKSRSRSRRRRGRSKTRSRSSSKVRSRSRRSRSKKKSRSRSRSKVRNNTRNRYRRRRERSISKVKITRAKSRSMSPKRRSRSRTWSMPKSPGGRRRSCSWSKGVDAVDRKAETDKSLQATEKKTENKEASQVSHLENITSD, encoded by the exons ATGAACGATGGTAAGAAGGTAGGTGAAAATTCCAGTAGTGAGGTTGTTAATCAATTTCGAAGCTGTAGGGATCTTAGCGATATCGTGCCTCTCTATATGCCACGCTCACTTTATTTAAAACCAATTGCGAAAATAAATGTGTCCGTTAATCTTCCCCAATTAAAAGTTCCAG GAAAAACGATATCAACATGGGAGGTAATGGAGAAGATACGTGCCTTTATATTACCGGACGAGTTTGCATCTCTGAAGGTAGCGAAGAGTACACTGGAATTTATCAGATTGGAAGGAGATTTACAAGACAGGTGCAGACTGCAGCGTGTACTAGCAAGATTGGATTCTCAGCGTTTGAATCTGTCCGGATTTCCCAATGTGTTAAAAGTCCGGGCAGCAGAGGCAAAGGATGACTTTCCCACCAGACATA GATTGCCTGTTAAATGGTTCATAGAGGATGGTGGAACACTCCCTAGCGAATCTGTGATCACTAAAATCTTTAAGAAATGGGGAACACTCAGAAGGATTGATGTACCTGCTGCTGATGCTTATAGATCTAGAATGCGTCTTGGCACAAATATTAACAAGTTCAGCTATGAGGATGGGATATTTTTTGATGCATACATTCAATATGTCGAATATATGGATTTTGTTAGAACTATGGATGCTTTACGCGGGATGAAACTTCttaaaaaagaaggagaaaaagcaTTCACAGCTGCCATTAAG ATCGATTTTGATAAAACAAAACATATGAGCGATAGCTCTGTTGCTCACAGAGAATTCGAAAGAAAACGCCTTATAGCGCAGGATACATTAGCGGCAGAACGACTTCGTCGGAAAGAGGAAGCCGAGGAGAAGCGTCGCGAAGAACAAAA aaagaaagaagaggctgATGCAGCAGCTAAAGAAATTAGACGACGAAAACgggaagagaaaagaaaacgtAAAGTTCTGACTAAAtttcggaaaaaggaagaggatAAAGTGTCTATGAAAATCGCGAGGGAGGgacaaaaattaataaaagcaCAAAGGCAACTCGAAAGTATTCGTCTTCTAGATGAATTATTTGATAGGATAAAG aTAAAACTAGAAAACAATGAAATTACAATAGACGAAGTATCGAATGCGGATTTAAAAAAGGATGAgaagaagaataataaaatagatgaTGGCACGGAGGCATTGAGTTCCGATGATAATTCGAAAGAAGGCAAGAAAGACAAGAAAGCGAAAaaatcgaagaagaagaagtcgaaaaaggagaaaaagaaaaag AAAAAACCTAAAAAGGGAAAAGATTCGGAAAACACGGCAAGTCTGAGCGAAGATTCAGGTGCAGAGGAACaagtgaaaaaattaaaaagcgTGCTGAAACAGAATGTTGCATATCCATCCTCGTCTACAA CTGTCACTTCCTTGGAATCTCTTTCTTACCCGACCCTTTATCCCCGATTTCCACAACCATGGTGTTACGAAGCAGCACTGCCTATGCTTTATCCTAGTTTTCCAAGAGGTATGCCCAGGGGTGGCCGTTTTCTGCGCGGAAGGGGTAGAGGATTTGCATGGCGTAACGCTGGAAATCCTCGCGCAGTACACACGTTTAATCCTCATCTATATAACGAGCAGTATTACAAGTACTTCGCTCATTTAGTAGGTCAGGATTATCATTCTTTCGACTACAGAAGTTCACGGTCGCGTAGCCGAAAGGGTTCGTTCAGTAGATCCAGGTCGAGAACAAGATCGAAGTCAAAATCGCGATCGAGGTCGAGATCCAAGTCCTGTTCAAGATCAAGATCCAGGTCGCCGAGTAAATCAAGATCGAAATCACGGTCACGATCAAAGGTGCGAACCAAATCGAGATCGAGAAGCAAGAGACGTagtaaaagtaaaagcagatcACGATCTAGAAGAAGACGAGGCAGATCGAAAACGAGATCAAGATCCTCCTCGAAGGTAAGGTCTCGATCGCGTCGATCAAGGTCCAAGAAGAAATCTCGCTCGAGAAGTCGTTCTAAGGTCCGAAATAACACCAGGAATCGCTACAgacgaagaagagaaagatCGATATCAAAAGTAAAGATCACCAGAGCTAAATCTCGCAGTATGTCGCCTAAGAGAAGATCTCGCAGCAGAACGTGGTCGATGCCAAAGTCTCctggaggaagaagaagaagctgTTCCTGGTCGAAAGGCGTTGACGCTGTTGATCGTAAAGCGGAGACTGACAAATCATTGCAGGCGacagaaaaaaaaactgaGAACAAAGAAGCATCACAAGTATCTCACTTGGAGAACATAACTTCCGACTGA
- the LOC114878958 gene encoding A-kinase anchor protein 17A-like isoform X1: MNDGKKVGENSSSEVVNQFRSCRDLSDIVPLYMPRSLYLKPIAKINVSVNLPQLKVPGKTISTWEVMEKIRAFILPDEFASLKVAKSTLEFIRLEGDLQDRCRLQRVLARLDSQRLNLSGFPNVLKVRAAEAKDDFPTRHSWDSYFRDAKHMNELKPGERPDTIHITGLPVKWFIEDGGTLPSESVITKIFKKWGTLRRIDVPAADAYRSRMRLGTNINKFSYEDGIFFDAYIQYVEYMDFVRTMDALRGMKLLKKEGEKAFTAAIKIDFDKTKHMSDSSVAHREFERKRLIAQDTLAAERLRRKEEAEEKRREEQKKKEEADAAAKEIRRRKREEKRKRKVLTKFRKKEEDKVSMKIAREGQKLIKAQRQLESIRLLDELFDRIKIKLENNEITIDEVSNADLKKDEKKNNKIDDGTEALSSDDNSKEGKKDKKAKKSKKKKSKKEKKKKKKPKKGKDSENTASLSEDSGAEEQVKKLKSVLKQNVAYPSSSTTVTSLESLSYPTLYPRFPQPWCYEAALPMLYPSFPRGMPRGGRFLRGRGRGFAWRNAGNPRAVHTFNPHLYNEQYYKYFAHLVGQDYHSFDYRSSRSRSRKGSFSRSRSRTRSKSKSRSRSRSKSCSRSRSRSPSKSRSKSRSRSKVRTKSRSRSKRRSKSKSRSRSRRRRGRSKTRSRSSSKVRSRSRRSRSKKKSRSRSRSKVRNNTRNRYRRRRERSISKVKITRAKSRSMSPKRRSRSRTWSMPKSPGGRRRSCSWSKGVDAVDRKAETDKSLQATEKKTENKEASQVSHLENITSD; this comes from the exons ATGAACGATGGTAAGAAGGTAGGTGAAAATTCCAGTAGTGAGGTTGTTAATCAATTTCGAAGCTGTAGGGATCTTAGCGATATCGTGCCTCTCTATATGCCACGCTCACTTTATTTAAAACCAATTGCGAAAATAAATGTGTCCGTTAATCTTCCCCAATTAAAAGTTCCAG GAAAAACGATATCAACATGGGAGGTAATGGAGAAGATACGTGCCTTTATATTACCGGACGAGTTTGCATCTCTGAAGGTAGCGAAGAGTACACTGGAATTTATCAGATTGGAAGGAGATTTACAAGACAGGTGCAGACTGCAGCGTGTACTAGCAAGATTGGATTCTCAGCGTTTGAATCTGTCCGGATTTCCCAATGTGTTAAAAGTCCGGGCAGCAGAGGCAAAGGATGACTTTCCCACCAGACATAGTTGGGATTCTTACTTCAGAGATGCCAAGCATATGAACGAATTGAAGCCTGGAGAAAGGCCTGACACTATTCATATTACAGGATTGCCTGTTAAATGGTTCATAGAGGATGGTGGAACACTCCCTAGCGAATCTGTGATCACTAAAATCTTTAAGAAATGGGGAACACTCAGAAGGATTGATGTACCTGCTGCTGATGCTTATAGATCTAGAATGCGTCTTGGCACAAATATTAACAAGTTCAGCTATGAGGATGGGATATTTTTTGATGCATACATTCAATATGTCGAATATATGGATTTTGTTAGAACTATGGATGCTTTACGCGGGATGAAACTTCttaaaaaagaaggagaaaaagcaTTCACAGCTGCCATTAAG ATCGATTTTGATAAAACAAAACATATGAGCGATAGCTCTGTTGCTCACAGAGAATTCGAAAGAAAACGCCTTATAGCGCAGGATACATTAGCGGCAGAACGACTTCGTCGGAAAGAGGAAGCCGAGGAGAAGCGTCGCGAAGAACAAAA aaagaaagaagaggctgATGCAGCAGCTAAAGAAATTAGACGACGAAAACgggaagagaaaagaaaacgtAAAGTTCTGACTAAAtttcggaaaaaggaagaggatAAAGTGTCTATGAAAATCGCGAGGGAGGgacaaaaattaataaaagcaCAAAGGCAACTCGAAAGTATTCGTCTTCTAGATGAATTATTTGATAGGATAAAG aTAAAACTAGAAAACAATGAAATTACAATAGACGAAGTATCGAATGCGGATTTAAAAAAGGATGAgaagaagaataataaaatagatgaTGGCACGGAGGCATTGAGTTCCGATGATAATTCGAAAGAAGGCAAGAAAGACAAGAAAGCGAAAaaatcgaagaagaagaagtcgaaaaaggagaaaaagaaaaag AAAAAACCTAAAAAGGGAAAAGATTCGGAAAACACGGCAAGTCTGAGCGAAGATTCAGGTGCAGAGGAACaagtgaaaaaattaaaaagcgTGCTGAAACAGAATGTTGCATATCCATCCTCGTCTACAA CTGTCACTTCCTTGGAATCTCTTTCTTACCCGACCCTTTATCCCCGATTTCCACAACCATGGTGTTACGAAGCAGCACTGCCTATGCTTTATCCTAGTTTTCCAAGAGGTATGCCCAGGGGTGGCCGTTTTCTGCGCGGAAGGGGTAGAGGATTTGCATGGCGTAACGCTGGAAATCCTCGCGCAGTACACACGTTTAATCCTCATCTATATAACGAGCAGTATTACAAGTACTTCGCTCATTTAGTAGGTCAGGATTATCATTCTTTCGACTACAGAAGTTCACGGTCGCGTAGCCGAAAGGGTTCGTTCAGTAGATCCAGGTCGAGAACAAGATCGAAGTCAAAATCGCGATCGAGGTCGAGATCCAAGTCCTGTTCAAGATCAAGATCCAGGTCGCCGAGTAAATCAAGATCGAAATCACGGTCACGATCAAAGGTGCGAACCAAATCGAGATCGAGAAGCAAGAGACGTagtaaaagtaaaagcagatcACGATCTAGAAGAAGACGAGGCAGATCGAAAACGAGATCAAGATCCTCCTCGAAGGTAAGGTCTCGATCGCGTCGATCAAGGTCCAAGAAGAAATCTCGCTCGAGAAGTCGTTCTAAGGTCCGAAATAACACCAGGAATCGCTACAgacgaagaagagaaagatCGATATCAAAAGTAAAGATCACCAGAGCTAAATCTCGCAGTATGTCGCCTAAGAGAAGATCTCGCAGCAGAACGTGGTCGATGCCAAAGTCTCctggaggaagaagaagaagctgTTCCTGGTCGAAAGGCGTTGACGCTGTTGATCGTAAAGCGGAGACTGACAAATCATTGCAGGCGacagaaaaaaaaactgaGAACAAAGAAGCATCACAAGTATCTCACTTGGAGAACATAACTTCCGACTGA
- the LOC114878958 gene encoding A-kinase anchor protein 17A-like isoform X4, with amino-acid sequence MEKIRAFILPDEFASLKVAKSTLEFIRLEGDLQDRCRLQRVLARLDSQRLNLSGFPNVLKVRAAEAKDDFPTRHSWDSYFRDAKHMNELKPGERPDTIHITGLPVKWFIEDGGTLPSESVITKIFKKWGTLRRIDVPAADAYRSRMRLGTNINKFSYEDGIFFDAYIQYVEYMDFVRTMDALRGMKLLKKEGEKAFTAAIKIDFDKTKHMSDSSVAHREFERKRLIAQDTLAAERLRRKEEAEEKRREEQKKKEEADAAAKEIRRRKREEKRKRKVLTKFRKKEEDKVSMKIAREGQKLIKAQRQLESIRLLDELFDRIKIKLENNEITIDEVSNADLKKDEKKNNKIDDGTEALSSDDNSKEGKKDKKAKKSKKKKSKKEKKKKKKPKKGKDSENTASLSEDSGAEEQVKKLKSVLKQNVAYPSSSTTVTSLESLSYPTLYPRFPQPWCYEAALPMLYPSFPRGMPRGGRFLRGRGRGFAWRNAGNPRAVHTFNPHLYNEQYYKYFAHLVGQDYHSFDYRSSRSRSRKGSFSRSRSRTRSKSKSRSRSRSKSCSRSRSRSPSKSRSKSRSRSKVRTKSRSRSKRRSKSKSRSRSRRRRGRSKTRSRSSSKVRSRSRRSRSKKKSRSRSRSKVRNNTRNRYRRRRERSISKVKITRAKSRSMSPKRRSRSRTWSMPKSPGGRRRSCSWSKGVDAVDRKAETDKSLQATEKKTENKEASQVSHLENITSD; translated from the exons ATGGAGAAGATACGTGCCTTTATATTACCGGACGAGTTTGCATCTCTGAAGGTAGCGAAGAGTACACTGGAATTTATCAGATTGGAAGGAGATTTACAAGACAGGTGCAGACTGCAGCGTGTACTAGCAAGATTGGATTCTCAGCGTTTGAATCTGTCCGGATTTCCCAATGTGTTAAAAGTCCGGGCAGCAGAGGCAAAGGATGACTTTCCCACCAGACATAGTTGGGATTCTTACTTCAGAGATGCCAAGCATATGAACGAATTGAAGCCTGGAGAAAGGCCTGACACTATTCATATTACAGGATTGCCTGTTAAATGGTTCATAGAGGATGGTGGAACACTCCCTAGCGAATCTGTGATCACTAAAATCTTTAAGAAATGGGGAACACTCAGAAGGATTGATGTACCTGCTGCTGATGCTTATAGATCTAGAATGCGTCTTGGCACAAATATTAACAAGTTCAGCTATGAGGATGGGATATTTTTTGATGCATACATTCAATATGTCGAATATATGGATTTTGTTAGAACTATGGATGCTTTACGCGGGATGAAACTTCttaaaaaagaaggagaaaaagcaTTCACAGCTGCCATTAAG ATCGATTTTGATAAAACAAAACATATGAGCGATAGCTCTGTTGCTCACAGAGAATTCGAAAGAAAACGCCTTATAGCGCAGGATACATTAGCGGCAGAACGACTTCGTCGGAAAGAGGAAGCCGAGGAGAAGCGTCGCGAAGAACAAAA aaagaaagaagaggctgATGCAGCAGCTAAAGAAATTAGACGACGAAAACgggaagagaaaagaaaacgtAAAGTTCTGACTAAAtttcggaaaaaggaagaggatAAAGTGTCTATGAAAATCGCGAGGGAGGgacaaaaattaataaaagcaCAAAGGCAACTCGAAAGTATTCGTCTTCTAGATGAATTATTTGATAGGATAAAG aTAAAACTAGAAAACAATGAAATTACAATAGACGAAGTATCGAATGCGGATTTAAAAAAGGATGAgaagaagaataataaaatagatgaTGGCACGGAGGCATTGAGTTCCGATGATAATTCGAAAGAAGGCAAGAAAGACAAGAAAGCGAAAaaatcgaagaagaagaagtcgaaaaaggagaaaaagaaaaag AAAAAACCTAAAAAGGGAAAAGATTCGGAAAACACGGCAAGTCTGAGCGAAGATTCAGGTGCAGAGGAACaagtgaaaaaattaaaaagcgTGCTGAAACAGAATGTTGCATATCCATCCTCGTCTACAA CTGTCACTTCCTTGGAATCTCTTTCTTACCCGACCCTTTATCCCCGATTTCCACAACCATGGTGTTACGAAGCAGCACTGCCTATGCTTTATCCTAGTTTTCCAAGAGGTATGCCCAGGGGTGGCCGTTTTCTGCGCGGAAGGGGTAGAGGATTTGCATGGCGTAACGCTGGAAATCCTCGCGCAGTACACACGTTTAATCCTCATCTATATAACGAGCAGTATTACAAGTACTTCGCTCATTTAGTAGGTCAGGATTATCATTCTTTCGACTACAGAAGTTCACGGTCGCGTAGCCGAAAGGGTTCGTTCAGTAGATCCAGGTCGAGAACAAGATCGAAGTCAAAATCGCGATCGAGGTCGAGATCCAAGTCCTGTTCAAGATCAAGATCCAGGTCGCCGAGTAAATCAAGATCGAAATCACGGTCACGATCAAAGGTGCGAACCAAATCGAGATCGAGAAGCAAGAGACGTagtaaaagtaaaagcagatcACGATCTAGAAGAAGACGAGGCAGATCGAAAACGAGATCAAGATCCTCCTCGAAGGTAAGGTCTCGATCGCGTCGATCAAGGTCCAAGAAGAAATCTCGCTCGAGAAGTCGTTCTAAGGTCCGAAATAACACCAGGAATCGCTACAgacgaagaagagaaagatCGATATCAAAAGTAAAGATCACCAGAGCTAAATCTCGCAGTATGTCGCCTAAGAGAAGATCTCGCAGCAGAACGTGGTCGATGCCAAAGTCTCctggaggaagaagaagaagctgTTCCTGGTCGAAAGGCGTTGACGCTGTTGATCGTAAAGCGGAGACTGACAAATCATTGCAGGCGacagaaaaaaaaactgaGAACAAAGAAGCATCACAAGTATCTCACTTGGAGAACATAACTTCCGACTGA
- the LOC114878958 gene encoding A-kinase anchor protein 17A-like isoform X3 — MPRSLYLKPIAKINVSVNLPQLKVPGKTISTWEVMEKIRAFILPDEFASLKVAKSTLEFIRLEGDLQDRCRLQRVLARLDSQRLNLSGFPNVLKVRAAEAKDDFPTRHSWDSYFRDAKHMNELKPGERPDTIHITGLPVKWFIEDGGTLPSESVITKIFKKWGTLRRIDVPAADAYRSRMRLGTNINKFSYEDGIFFDAYIQYVEYMDFVRTMDALRGMKLLKKEGEKAFTAAIKIDFDKTKHMSDSSVAHREFERKRLIAQDTLAAERLRRKEEAEEKRREEQKKKEEADAAAKEIRRRKREEKRKRKVLTKFRKKEEDKVSMKIAREGQKLIKAQRQLESIRLLDELFDRIKIKLENNEITIDEVSNADLKKDEKKNNKIDDGTEALSSDDNSKEGKKDKKAKKSKKKKSKKEKKKKKKPKKGKDSENTASLSEDSGAEEQVKKLKSVLKQNVAYPSSSTTVTSLESLSYPTLYPRFPQPWCYEAALPMLYPSFPRGMPRGGRFLRGRGRGFAWRNAGNPRAVHTFNPHLYNEQYYKYFAHLVGQDYHSFDYRSSRSRSRKGSFSRSRSRTRSKSKSRSRSRSKSCSRSRSRSPSKSRSKSRSRSKVRTKSRSRSKRRSKSKSRSRSRRRRGRSKTRSRSSSKVRSRSRRSRSKKKSRSRSRSKVRNNTRNRYRRRRERSISKVKITRAKSRSMSPKRRSRSRTWSMPKSPGGRRRSCSWSKGVDAVDRKAETDKSLQATEKKTENKEASQVSHLENITSD; from the exons ATGCCACGCTCACTTTATTTAAAACCAATTGCGAAAATAAATGTGTCCGTTAATCTTCCCCAATTAAAAGTTCCAG GAAAAACGATATCAACATGGGAGGTAATGGAGAAGATACGTGCCTTTATATTACCGGACGAGTTTGCATCTCTGAAGGTAGCGAAGAGTACACTGGAATTTATCAGATTGGAAGGAGATTTACAAGACAGGTGCAGACTGCAGCGTGTACTAGCAAGATTGGATTCTCAGCGTTTGAATCTGTCCGGATTTCCCAATGTGTTAAAAGTCCGGGCAGCAGAGGCAAAGGATGACTTTCCCACCAGACATAGTTGGGATTCTTACTTCAGAGATGCCAAGCATATGAACGAATTGAAGCCTGGAGAAAGGCCTGACACTATTCATATTACAGGATTGCCTGTTAAATGGTTCATAGAGGATGGTGGAACACTCCCTAGCGAATCTGTGATCACTAAAATCTTTAAGAAATGGGGAACACTCAGAAGGATTGATGTACCTGCTGCTGATGCTTATAGATCTAGAATGCGTCTTGGCACAAATATTAACAAGTTCAGCTATGAGGATGGGATATTTTTTGATGCATACATTCAATATGTCGAATATATGGATTTTGTTAGAACTATGGATGCTTTACGCGGGATGAAACTTCttaaaaaagaaggagaaaaagcaTTCACAGCTGCCATTAAG ATCGATTTTGATAAAACAAAACATATGAGCGATAGCTCTGTTGCTCACAGAGAATTCGAAAGAAAACGCCTTATAGCGCAGGATACATTAGCGGCAGAACGACTTCGTCGGAAAGAGGAAGCCGAGGAGAAGCGTCGCGAAGAACAAAA aaagaaagaagaggctgATGCAGCAGCTAAAGAAATTAGACGACGAAAACgggaagagaaaagaaaacgtAAAGTTCTGACTAAAtttcggaaaaaggaagaggatAAAGTGTCTATGAAAATCGCGAGGGAGGgacaaaaattaataaaagcaCAAAGGCAACTCGAAAGTATTCGTCTTCTAGATGAATTATTTGATAGGATAAAG aTAAAACTAGAAAACAATGAAATTACAATAGACGAAGTATCGAATGCGGATTTAAAAAAGGATGAgaagaagaataataaaatagatgaTGGCACGGAGGCATTGAGTTCCGATGATAATTCGAAAGAAGGCAAGAAAGACAAGAAAGCGAAAaaatcgaagaagaagaagtcgaaaaaggagaaaaagaaaaag AAAAAACCTAAAAAGGGAAAAGATTCGGAAAACACGGCAAGTCTGAGCGAAGATTCAGGTGCAGAGGAACaagtgaaaaaattaaaaagcgTGCTGAAACAGAATGTTGCATATCCATCCTCGTCTACAA CTGTCACTTCCTTGGAATCTCTTTCTTACCCGACCCTTTATCCCCGATTTCCACAACCATGGTGTTACGAAGCAGCACTGCCTATGCTTTATCCTAGTTTTCCAAGAGGTATGCCCAGGGGTGGCCGTTTTCTGCGCGGAAGGGGTAGAGGATTTGCATGGCGTAACGCTGGAAATCCTCGCGCAGTACACACGTTTAATCCTCATCTATATAACGAGCAGTATTACAAGTACTTCGCTCATTTAGTAGGTCAGGATTATCATTCTTTCGACTACAGAAGTTCACGGTCGCGTAGCCGAAAGGGTTCGTTCAGTAGATCCAGGTCGAGAACAAGATCGAAGTCAAAATCGCGATCGAGGTCGAGATCCAAGTCCTGTTCAAGATCAAGATCCAGGTCGCCGAGTAAATCAAGATCGAAATCACGGTCACGATCAAAGGTGCGAACCAAATCGAGATCGAGAAGCAAGAGACGTagtaaaagtaaaagcagatcACGATCTAGAAGAAGACGAGGCAGATCGAAAACGAGATCAAGATCCTCCTCGAAGGTAAGGTCTCGATCGCGTCGATCAAGGTCCAAGAAGAAATCTCGCTCGAGAAGTCGTTCTAAGGTCCGAAATAACACCAGGAATCGCTACAgacgaagaagagaaagatCGATATCAAAAGTAAAGATCACCAGAGCTAAATCTCGCAGTATGTCGCCTAAGAGAAGATCTCGCAGCAGAACGTGGTCGATGCCAAAGTCTCctggaggaagaagaagaagctgTTCCTGGTCGAAAGGCGTTGACGCTGTTGATCGTAAAGCGGAGACTGACAAATCATTGCAGGCGacagaaaaaaaaactgaGAACAAAGAAGCATCACAAGTATCTCACTTGGAGAACATAACTTCCGACTGA